From a region of the Sporosarcina ureilytica genome:
- a CDS encoding NUDIX hydrolase: MGYIEDLRSIVGHRPLILSGSGVAVFNHEDEMLLVKKFDGRWGIPGGFIELGESAEEAGRREVFEETGIEVGKLELVTVISGQQTYAKLKNKDEYYSVTIVYKTNDIVGGILKPDGIEVQEARFFGVGSLPVNLNPLITSMVKQYFPKFGL, encoded by the coding sequence ATGGGCTATATTGAAGATTTAAGAAGCATCGTTGGGCATCGACCGCTCATTCTTAGTGGTTCGGGGGTAGCGGTGTTTAATCATGAGGATGAAATGTTATTGGTGAAGAAATTTGATGGAAGATGGGGAATTCCAGGTGGCTTTATAGAACTAGGGGAATCTGCAGAAGAAGCGGGTCGAAGAGAAGTTTTTGAAGAAACAGGAATTGAAGTAGGAAAACTTGAATTAGTGACGGTCATTTCAGGTCAACAAACTTATGCAAAACTAAAAAATAAAGATGAGTACTACTCCGTAACAATTGTATATAAGACAAATGACATCGTTGGCGGTATACTCAAGCCAGATGGTATTGAGGTGCAAGAAGCAAGGTTTTTTGGTGTCGGTAGTTTACCAGTAAATTTAAATCCTCTCATTACTTCAATGGTAAAACAATATTTTCCGAAATTTGGACTGTAA
- a CDS encoding PaaI family thioesterase, translated as MTNQVVTQVVHAIQDDYPDDFAWCYGCGRLNEEGYHFRTGWDEEKTVTYFKPSSKHTAIPGFVYGGAIASFVDCHGTGSAALALHRKNGFEPGSGEEPPRFVTGALNVNFLKPTPQETTLKAVGKVEEIHPKKWKVSVEVFAGDTLCATGEVIAVVMPKTFTGK; from the coding sequence ATGACAAATCAAGTTGTTACTCAAGTTGTTCACGCAATTCAAGATGATTATCCGGATGATTTTGCATGGTGTTATGGGTGTGGGCGATTAAATGAAGAGGGGTATCATTTTAGAACTGGCTGGGATGAAGAGAAAACGGTTACATACTTCAAGCCGTCTTCTAAGCATACTGCAATACCAGGTTTTGTTTATGGGGGAGCAATCGCATCATTTGTAGATTGTCATGGAACTGGTTCAGCAGCACTTGCACTTCATCGAAAAAATGGTTTTGAACCAGGAAGTGGAGAAGAACCGCCACGTTTTGTAACTGGCGCATTGAATGTTAACTTTTTAAAACCGACACCACAAGAAACAACATTGAAAGCAGTTGGGAAAGTTGAAGAAATTCATCCGAAGAAGTGGAAAGTTTCTGTTGAAGTTTTTGCAGGAGATACGTTATGTGCAACGGGAGAAGTAATCGCAGTCGTAATGCCGAAAACGTTTACGGGAAAATAA
- a CDS encoding erythromycin esterase family protein, whose protein sequence is MIQLPAFLTKMIQQNAISFDQELPLQQIVDAIGDAQFVLLGESTHGTSEYYTARAQLSKKLIEEKGFTIIAVEGDWPATFEVNSHIKGYPSTEKSKRIVDVFNRWPTWMWANEEVSTFVDWLKVHNAQKEAIAQVGFYGFDLYSLPESIEELSQRLRDIIPNESDLIEAQQALSCFDPFEPLPDHYALSTYHFNQNCEAETESLQSIIQKYADFYPTEEEQRLNIKMNTLIIKNAEHYYRTSLQNDSQSWNIRDEHMAETVGELINYFGTDSKVIVWAHNTHIGDARATAMKNEGMLNIGQIFREKYGKENVYAVGFGTYEGTVIAGKAWGEPFQTMQVPPAKQHSWEHHLHSAGAYNQLLLFNKNNRQYFSEMIDHRAIGVVYQPEYEMYGNYVPSKISERYDGFIYYDKTTALHPIHV, encoded by the coding sequence GTGATTCAATTGCCTGCTTTTCTCACCAAAATGATTCAACAAAACGCAATTTCTTTTGATCAAGAACTGCCCCTTCAGCAAATCGTCGATGCCATTGGAGATGCACAATTTGTTCTTTTAGGTGAATCCACTCACGGTACATCTGAATATTATACAGCGCGTGCGCAACTTTCTAAAAAGCTTATCGAAGAAAAAGGATTTACAATAATTGCAGTTGAAGGCGATTGGCCCGCTACTTTCGAGGTAAACAGCCATATTAAAGGATACCCTTCTACTGAAAAATCAAAACGAATAGTAGATGTGTTTAATAGATGGCCAACATGGATGTGGGCAAACGAAGAAGTGAGTACATTTGTCGATTGGTTAAAAGTTCATAATGCACAAAAGGAAGCTATCGCACAAGTTGGTTTTTACGGATTTGATTTGTATAGCTTACCTGAATCGATAGAAGAATTAAGCCAGCGTCTACGCGATATAATTCCTAATGAATCCGACCTTATTGAAGCTCAGCAAGCCCTTTCCTGTTTTGACCCCTTTGAACCATTGCCAGACCACTATGCGTTATCGACATATCATTTCAATCAAAACTGTGAAGCTGAAACTGAATCCTTACAATCGATCATTCAAAAATATGCTGATTTTTATCCAACTGAAGAGGAGCAACGTCTGAATATTAAAATGAACACATTAATCATTAAAAATGCCGAACATTACTACCGCACTTCTTTACAGAACGATTCACAGTCATGGAATATTCGAGATGAACATATGGCAGAAACTGTTGGAGAACTAATAAATTATTTTGGTACAGATTCTAAGGTGATTGTTTGGGCGCACAATACGCATATTGGTGATGCAAGAGCGACCGCGATGAAAAATGAAGGAATGTTGAACATCGGACAAATTTTCAGAGAAAAGTACGGCAAAGAGAATGTATATGCCGTTGGATTCGGCACGTATGAAGGAACGGTGATTGCCGGCAAGGCATGGGGTGAACCTTTTCAAACGATGCAAGTTCCACCAGCTAAACAACATTCCTGGGAACACCATTTACACAGTGCCGGAGCGTATAATCAACTACTTTTATTTAATAAAAATAACCGACAATATTTTAGTGAAATGATTGATCACCGAGCAATCGGCGTTGTTTATCAACCCGAATATGAAATGTATGGAAATTACGTCCCTTCTAAAATAAGCGAGCGTTACGATGGATTTATCTATTATGATAAAACAACTGCACTTCATCCAATTCACGTGTAA
- a CDS encoding DnaJ family domain-containing protein, with translation MTNEKKGIPPYNDLIGNILSNDANQGRIDHLEGAGKPLSKEYLSGDTFQHFQRIAKDAGYKPYWLKLQHEIRDELIEISTNQKEVEPRELSKRIKKINKKIGTYNRNCPPPFLKGKVSVETINQAFEYWQ, from the coding sequence ATGACCAATGAAAAGAAGGGGATTCCACCCTATAATGATTTGATAGGAAATATCTTAAGTAACGATGCGAATCAAGGACGTATTGATCATTTAGAAGGTGCTGGAAAGCCGTTATCGAAAGAATATTTATCTGGAGATACGTTTCAACATTTTCAACGCATTGCAAAAGACGCGGGCTATAAACCGTACTGGTTAAAATTACAACATGAAATTAGAGATGAACTGATCGAAATTTCAACGAATCAAAAGGAAGTGGAGCCAAGAGAGTTGAGCAAGCGCATAAAAAAAATCAATAAGAAAATCGGAACTTACAATAGAAACTGTCCGCCGCCATTTTTGAAAGGTAAAGTATCCGTGGAAACGATTAATCAAGCATTTGAGTATTGGCAGTGA
- a CDS encoding DUF4870 domain-containing protein, which translates to MENKGMKVLVHASAFFAPYLVPIIIFLISEDETVKKVSIQAVLFQLVIGVLITLSIIFSFLLIGIPFLIGFGIMWLVVPIIGIVKALNDEDYNYPIVGRWYQ; encoded by the coding sequence ATGGAGAATAAAGGAATGAAGGTTTTAGTTCATGCCAGTGCTTTTTTCGCTCCTTATTTAGTACCGATTATCATCTTCTTGATTAGTGAAGATGAAACGGTAAAAAAAGTATCGATTCAAGCTGTATTATTTCAATTAGTAATTGGCGTACTCATTACCCTTTCAATCATCTTTTCGTTTTTACTCATCGGAATTCCGTTTTTAATTGGATTCGGAATCATGTGGCTTGTCGTTCCAATTATTGGGATTGTAAAAGCATTGAATGATGAAGATTATAATTATCCGATAGTGGGAAGATGGTATCAATAA
- a CDS encoding dicarboxylate/amino acid:cation symporter: MKLKFNLVTQILIAFVLAIILGSIFGSSIDFLKPLGDLFLRLIKFIIVPLILSTLVVGVASSSDPKQLGRIGLKTIAYYLGTTAIAIIIGIAVAYMISPGKGVDIPTANLEVPEAATAEPQSAITTFLNIVPENPFTAMAEGNILQVIFFALFIGLAITFVGEKAQPVYRFFEGFAEIMYRITGIIMKFAPIGILGLLAPIIGQYGISVLLPLLKVVLGVYLACLLHALLVYSTAVKVWGGMGPLHFFKGISPAALVAFSTASSAGTLPVTIKNVNENLGVPNKISSFVLPLGATINMDGTAIYQGVAVVFIAQFYGLDLTLMQLVTVVLTTVLASIGTAGVPGAGMIMLAMVLSSVNMPLEGIALIAGIDRVLDMMRTTVNIVGDASAAVVVSGTEKVEDKQLGVVE, translated from the coding sequence ATGAAATTGAAATTTAATCTTGTTACGCAAATTTTAATTGCTTTCGTTTTGGCAATTATTCTTGGCAGCATATTTGGTAGTTCGATAGATTTTTTAAAGCCATTAGGAGATTTATTTTTACGTTTAATTAAATTTATTATCGTACCGTTAATTTTATCAACACTTGTTGTAGGGGTTGCAAGTTCTTCTGATCCGAAGCAATTAGGGCGGATTGGATTGAAAACGATTGCTTATTATTTAGGAACGACAGCTATAGCGATTATAATAGGGATTGCAGTAGCGTATATGATATCGCCAGGAAAAGGTGTAGACATTCCAACTGCAAACTTGGAGGTTCCAGAAGCAGCCACAGCGGAGCCACAAAGTGCAATCACGACATTTTTGAACATTGTTCCAGAAAATCCATTTACAGCAATGGCAGAAGGGAACATTTTACAAGTAATTTTCTTTGCGTTATTTATTGGATTAGCCATCACATTTGTTGGAGAAAAAGCACAACCAGTTTACAGGTTTTTTGAAGGGTTTGCGGAAATCATGTATAGAATTACCGGAATTATCATGAAATTCGCACCGATTGGTATATTAGGTTTGCTTGCCCCAATTATTGGACAATACGGGATTTCAGTTTTATTGCCATTATTAAAAGTAGTGTTAGGGGTCTATCTCGCTTGTCTTTTACATGCATTGCTCGTTTATTCGACAGCCGTCAAAGTTTGGGGCGGAATGGGGCCACTTCATTTCTTTAAAGGAATATCACCGGCAGCACTCGTAGCATTTAGTACAGCGAGTAGTGCAGGGACGTTACCAGTAACGATTAAAAATGTAAATGAAAATCTTGGTGTACCAAATAAAATATCAAGTTTTGTTTTACCACTTGGTGCAACGATCAATATGGATGGTACTGCAATATACCAAGGAGTAGCTGTTGTTTTTATCGCTCAATTTTACGGGTTAGATTTAACGTTAATGCAACTAGTAACAGTTGTATTAACGACTGTACTCGCTTCCATAGGAACAGCGGGCGTTCCAGGAGCCGGGATGATCATGCTAGCGATGGTACTGTCGTCTGTTAACATGCCGCTTGAGGGTATCGCGTTAATTGCCGGAATTGATCGTGTGCTTGATATGATGCGGACTACGGTAAATATCGTCGGAGACGCATCAGCGGCTGTGGTAGTTTCAGGAACAGAGAAAGTTGAAGATAAACAACTAGGTGTAGTGGAATAA
- a CDS encoding CaiB/BaiF CoA transferase family protein — MGILQGLKILDFTTLLPGPYATMMFADMGADVIRVESATRTDLVRELPPIDNGESATHRHLNRSKRSLTLNLKKAASVEIIKSLVAEYDIVVEQFRPGVMERLGLDYETLKKVNPKLIYCSITGYGQTGPYRNRPGHDNNFLSLAGLLDYSRRKGERPPTLGFQVADIAGGSMHAVIGILAAVLKRQQTGEGEYIDVSMTDAAFSLNAMYGPGFLAREIEPEAEELLLNGGSFYDYYETKDGRYFSVGSLEPTFRKVLCEAIGQPELLKIAMSETVEGQKQFKETLQHIFQSKTFDEWMTIFDEDFEGCVEPVLTFSEASRHPQLQAREMIVDVPKENGEHAQQIAFPIKFSSTEPVYKHTGGKLGAHIEEVLIEQGFEKEQIEKWRMEGIFN; from the coding sequence ATGGGGATTTTACAAGGTTTAAAAATACTAGATTTTACGACGTTACTGCCTGGACCATATGCAACGATGATGTTTGCAGATATGGGGGCTGATGTGATTCGTGTAGAGTCGGCGACACGAACAGATTTAGTCAGGGAACTGCCACCCATAGACAATGGAGAATCCGCTACGCATAGACATTTGAACCGTTCAAAACGCTCCCTAACGTTAAATTTAAAGAAAGCAGCATCAGTTGAAATAATAAAATCACTCGTTGCTGAATATGACATTGTCGTTGAACAATTTCGTCCCGGTGTTATGGAAAGATTAGGTTTGGATTATGAAACATTGAAAAAGGTTAATCCTAAACTAATTTATTGTTCAATCACTGGATATGGTCAAACAGGTCCTTATCGTAATCGACCAGGTCATGATAATAACTTTTTATCTTTAGCGGGTTTACTAGATTATTCTCGTCGTAAAGGAGAACGCCCTCCTACGCTTGGCTTTCAAGTGGCTGATATTGCTGGCGGCTCGATGCATGCAGTCATCGGAATTTTGGCAGCGGTCTTAAAAAGACAACAAACGGGCGAAGGCGAATATATCGATGTAAGTATGACAGACGCTGCATTTTCATTAAATGCGATGTATGGACCGGGTTTTCTTGCAAGAGAAATCGAGCCCGAAGCGGAGGAACTGCTATTAAATGGCGGCAGTTTTTATGATTACTACGAAACGAAAGATGGGCGCTATTTTTCAGTAGGCAGTTTGGAACCCACCTTTAGAAAAGTGTTATGCGAAGCAATTGGACAACCTGAACTACTGAAAATCGCAATGAGTGAGACGGTAGAAGGTCAAAAGCAATTTAAAGAAACTTTACAGCATATATTTCAATCGAAAACATTTGATGAATGGATGACAATATTCGATGAAGATTTCGAAGGATGTGTTGAACCTGTCCTAACTTTTTCCGAAGCCAGTCGTCATCCGCAATTGCAAGCACGAGAAATGATTGTGGACGTACCTAAGGAGAATGGGGAGCATGCGCAGCAAATCGCTTTTCCGATAAAGTTTTCAAGTACAGAACCTGTCTATAAACACACAGGCGGAAAATTAGGCGCGCATATTGAAGAAGTTTTAATTGAACAAGGTTTTGAAAAAGAACAAATTGAAAAGTGGAGAATGGAAGGGATATTTAATTAG
- a CDS encoding enoyl-CoA hydratase/isomerase family protein, translating to MSEQSIVKETPIIYEKRNETAWIYLNRPDEMNAIGKELLLGLKDALEKVEKDKSIKVVVLSGRGKAFCAGANLKELLEDIKNPQKEEKGLLDLSELLFSKLDKLCKPLIVALNGVTAAGGLELAMCADFVIASEKAKIGDAHSNFGVLPGAGGAVKLPRKIGVNRAKYLLFTGEFISAEEMKDYGLVQEVVKAEALEERVQEIADKLSEKSPLVLRKMKELVADGLEQPLEIALKQELLALKVHTGSYDLAEGLAAFSEKRKPAFKGY from the coding sequence GTGAGCGAACAATCAATCGTTAAAGAAACACCCATTATTTATGAAAAAAGGAATGAAACGGCTTGGATTTATTTAAACCGTCCGGATGAAATGAATGCAATTGGGAAGGAATTATTGCTTGGTTTAAAAGATGCGCTTGAAAAAGTTGAAAAAGATAAATCGATAAAAGTAGTCGTTCTATCCGGTAGAGGAAAAGCGTTTTGTGCAGGGGCAAATTTAAAAGAGCTATTAGAGGATATAAAAAATCCACAGAAGGAAGAGAAAGGTCTTCTAGATTTAAGTGAATTGTTGTTTTCGAAACTTGATAAGTTGTGCAAGCCGCTTATCGTTGCGTTGAATGGTGTTACTGCGGCAGGAGGGTTAGAGCTTGCAATGTGCGCAGACTTTGTAATTGCGTCTGAAAAAGCAAAAATTGGAGATGCACATTCTAATTTTGGGGTGTTGCCAGGAGCGGGTGGTGCAGTGAAATTACCGAGAAAGATTGGTGTCAACCGCGCGAAATATTTGCTGTTTACAGGTGAGTTTATTAGCGCAGAAGAGATGAAAGATTACGGGCTGGTGCAAGAAGTAGTCAAAGCGGAAGCATTAGAAGAACGTGTGCAAGAAATAGCTGACAAACTATCTGAGAAAAGCCCGCTTGTCTTAAGAAAAATGAAAGAACTCGTGGCAGATGGGCTTGAGCAGCCGCTTGAAATTGCATTAAAGCAAGAATTGTTGGCATTAAAAGTGCATACAGGATCTTATGATTTGGCGGAAGGATTAGCCGCATTTTCGGAAAAACGAAAGCCAGCTTTTAAAGGGTATTAA
- a CDS encoding 3-hydroxyacyl-CoA dehydrogenase: MEIKDKVAIVTGGASGLGLGTVKSLIQQGAKVAILDLNEEAGFQVCEELGENIAFFSVDVTDEESTKAGIESTVDQFGAVHICVNCAGVGTPQKTLGRSGPIPLENFKKVIDINLVGTFNVLRLAAEQMAKNEPLTESGERGIIINTASVAAFDGQMGQAAYGASKAGVAGMTLPIARDLSEHGIRVNTIAPGLFRTPMAEALPDKVVEKLETMVEFPKRLGKPSEYASLVSFMIENEYINGEVIRYDGGIRMAPR; the protein is encoded by the coding sequence ATGGAAATTAAAGATAAGGTAGCGATCGTAACAGGCGGGGCATCAGGGTTAGGATTAGGAACGGTAAAAAGTTTAATCCAACAAGGTGCGAAAGTAGCGATATTGGATTTGAATGAAGAAGCCGGGTTTCAAGTTTGTGAAGAACTTGGCGAGAATATAGCTTTCTTTTCAGTTGATGTGACAGACGAAGAATCTACAAAAGCGGGAATCGAGAGTACGGTTGACCAATTTGGCGCAGTACATATTTGTGTAAACTGTGCAGGTGTCGGAACACCACAAAAAACGTTAGGACGCTCGGGCCCAATCCCATTAGAAAACTTTAAAAAAGTGATTGATATTAACTTGGTTGGAACTTTTAATGTTCTTCGATTAGCAGCTGAGCAGATGGCCAAAAACGAACCTTTAACTGAAAGCGGTGAGCGCGGCATTATTATTAATACTGCATCAGTTGCGGCTTTCGACGGGCAAATGGGACAAGCTGCATACGGAGCAAGTAAAGCAGGAGTTGCTGGCATGACATTGCCAATTGCACGTGATTTATCTGAACATGGTATTCGCGTCAACACGATTGCACCCGGTTTATTCCGAACACCGATGGCAGAGGCATTGCCAGATAAAGTTGTGGAGAAATTAGAAACGATGGTTGAGTTTCCAAAACGTCTCGGGAAGCCATCAGAATACGCTTCACTCGTTTCTTTCATGATCGAAAATGAATATATTAACGGGGAAGTTATTCGTTATGACGGCGGGATTCGTATGGCGCCTAGATAA
- a CDS encoding long-chain-fatty-acid--CoA ligase, with amino-acid sequence MLLPKGLLYAARSYPDKIAVVGGNHRYSYQQLEIRTAKVKASLSKLGAKKGDRIGLLLLNDFRYLELMYGATALGAIIVPMNTRFSVEEHIYVLEDAGVEILYVNKEFLTLIPEIQKRVPTIRHIILAEDENDQALLENKQVESYEKLLVSEPIEILTYDDIHEEDIAGLFYTGGTTGRSKGVMLSHKSLVANAMHVVINFKNKKEDIYLHAAPMFHLADQASTFAVTLTGGTHVTLRQFTPKGFLEIVEQERVSMTMLVPTMINMILHSADFEKYDTSSLQFILYGASPMATELLKKTMNLLPRISLIQAYGMTEAAPILTLLLPEDHNVSNEQNEKRLTSCGKPVQLVDMKVVGPDGNELPTNEIGEFVARGPNIMNGYWRLEDETSKVLQDGWYSTGDMGYMDEDGYFYVVDRAKDMIISGGENVYSVEVEQALYMHPAVLECAVFGAPDKEWGEVVRAAVVLKPGVTSSEEEILTFLRTKVANYKVPKSIEFLLELPKSGAGKILKRVIRDQFIKQPVNE; translated from the coding sequence ATGCTACTACCAAAAGGTTTATTGTATGCAGCAAGAAGTTACCCGGATAAAATCGCAGTTGTTGGAGGCAATCATCGTTATAGTTATCAACAACTGGAAATTCGTACTGCAAAAGTAAAAGCTTCTTTAAGTAAATTAGGAGCTAAAAAGGGAGATCGCATCGGCTTATTATTATTAAATGATTTTCGTTATTTAGAACTAATGTATGGAGCGACCGCGCTGGGTGCAATTATCGTACCTATGAATACAAGATTTAGCGTTGAGGAACATATTTATGTTTTAGAAGATGCAGGGGTTGAAATATTATATGTCAATAAAGAGTTCCTTACACTTATTCCTGAAATACAAAAACGAGTGCCAACGATTCGACATATAATTTTGGCGGAGGATGAAAATGACCAAGCTTTACTAGAAAATAAGCAAGTTGAATCCTACGAAAAGCTATTAGTAAGTGAGCCAATTGAAATACTTACGTATGACGATATTCATGAAGAAGATATCGCAGGTTTATTTTATACAGGTGGGACAACGGGACGTTCAAAAGGAGTTATGTTGTCGCATAAAAGTTTAGTAGCGAATGCGATGCATGTTGTCATAAATTTTAAAAATAAAAAGGAAGATATTTATTTACATGCGGCACCGATGTTTCATTTAGCTGACCAAGCTTCAACATTTGCGGTTACATTAACCGGTGGCACACACGTAACATTACGTCAGTTTACACCGAAAGGTTTTCTAGAAATCGTTGAACAAGAACGAGTTTCAATGACTATGCTCGTACCAACCATGATTAATATGATTCTACATTCAGCGGATTTTGAAAAATACGATACATCCTCTCTACAATTCATATTGTATGGAGCATCTCCGATGGCTACGGAATTATTAAAAAAGACAATGAATTTATTGCCAAGAATATCCTTAATACAAGCGTATGGAATGACGGAGGCCGCTCCGATTTTAACTTTATTACTACCTGAAGATCATAACGTAAGTAATGAGCAAAATGAAAAGCGATTAACATCATGTGGTAAGCCTGTTCAGTTGGTTGATATGAAAGTCGTTGGCCCAGATGGAAATGAACTACCAACCAATGAGATTGGTGAATTCGTTGCTAGAGGGCCAAATATTATGAACGGTTATTGGCGTCTTGAGGACGAAACATCGAAAGTGTTACAAGATGGCTGGTATTCGACAGGTGATATGGGTTATATGGACGAGGACGGTTATTTTTACGTCGTAGACCGCGCGAAAGATATGATTATTTCGGGTGGAGAAAATGTTTATTCTGTTGAAGTGGAACAAGCTTTATATATGCATCCAGCTGTTTTAGAATGTGCTGTATTTGGCGCACCTGATAAGGAGTGGGGAGAAGTTGTAAGGGCAGCAGTTGTTTTGAAACCAGGAGTTACTTCTTCGGAGGAAGAGATATTAACCTTTCTTCGCACGAAAGTCGCCAATTATAAAGTACCTAAATCCATTGAGTTCCTACTAGAATTACCGAAAAGCGGTGCAGGTAAAATTTTGAAACGAGTCATTCGAGATCAGTTTATTAAACAACCTGTGAATGAGTGA
- a CDS encoding class I adenylate-forming enzyme family protein, with translation MIISGGENVYSVEVEQVLNSHPKILEAATIGFPDERWGEAVGAVLVLKEGKTIEEEELIAFCRERLAGYKIPRKFVYIDELPRNTSGKILKYQLRETYQNEVLQG, from the coding sequence ATGATTATTTCCGGCGGGGAAAATGTATATTCCGTTGAAGTTGAACAAGTACTAAATAGCCATCCGAAAATTTTAGAAGCCGCAACAATCGGATTTCCGGATGAAAGATGGGGGGAGGCTGTTGGCGCTGTCCTTGTTCTTAAAGAGGGCAAGACGATTGAGGAAGAAGAGTTAATCGCGTTTTGTAGAGAGCGACTAGCTGGTTATAAAATTCCAAGGAAATTTGTGTACATTGATGAATTACCACGTAATACATCAGGGAAGATTTTGAAATATCAGCTCCGCGAAACTTACCAAAATGAAGTCCTGCAAGGTTAA
- a CDS encoding thiolase family protein produces MTEVVLVEGVRTAVGRRKGALSNVRPDELAAVVLDELVKRANVNKEDVEDVILGCVTQKGEQAANVARTAALIAGFPIHVPGVTIDRQCGSSQQAVHFASQAIASGDMDIVIAGGVESMTREPMFSNVGEVKPSPKLTEKYEIINQGLSSERMVEKWGLTREELDQYASESHKRAISAIANGHFENEIVSVQVEREDGNVESFSVDEGPREGSTAEVLGGLKTVFDENGVITAGNASQMSDGASAVLLMSREKADELGLKPKARIVARSVVGSDPTLMLTGPIEATRRVLEKAGLKIEDIDTYEVNEAFAQVPLAWLHDIGADPEKLNPDGGAIALGHPLGATGTKLLVTMMNRLERTGGKYGLLAICEGMGMANATIIERI; encoded by the coding sequence ATGACAGAAGTTGTATTAGTTGAAGGGGTTAGAACAGCAGTTGGACGAAGAAAGGGAGCACTATCTAATGTACGTCCAGATGAGTTGGCGGCAGTTGTGCTCGATGAACTAGTGAAACGTGCGAACGTAAACAAAGAAGACGTGGAGGACGTTATCCTTGGATGCGTCACTCAAAAAGGCGAGCAAGCAGCAAACGTGGCTCGAACAGCTGCACTTATTGCTGGTTTCCCAATTCACGTGCCGGGTGTCACAATCGATAGACAATGCGGTTCAAGTCAACAAGCCGTTCACTTTGCATCACAAGCAATCGCTTCAGGAGATATGGATATTGTTATCGCTGGAGGCGTTGAAAGTATGACGAGGGAGCCGATGTTTTCGAATGTTGGCGAGGTGAAACCAAGTCCAAAACTAACAGAGAAATATGAGATTATTAATCAAGGTTTATCTTCTGAACGTATGGTTGAAAAATGGGGACTAACTCGAGAGGAACTTGATCAGTATGCATCCGAAAGTCATAAAAGAGCCATCTCTGCAATTGCAAATGGTCATTTTGAAAATGAAATTGTTTCGGTGCAAGTGGAAAGAGAAGACGGCAATGTAGAAAGTTTCTCGGTAGATGAAGGGCCGCGAGAAGGTTCAACTGCTGAAGTATTAGGCGGATTAAAAACTGTTTTTGATGAAAACGGCGTCATTACAGCAGGCAATGCGAGTCAAATGAGTGACGGTGCATCCGCGGTATTACTAATGTCTCGTGAAAAAGCGGATGAGTTAGGACTAAAACCGAAAGCACGTATTGTAGCTCGTAGTGTTGTCGGGTCGGATCCGACACTTATGTTAACAGGACCAATTGAAGCTACGAGAAGAGTGTTGGAAAAAGCCGGTTTAAAGATAGAAGATATTGATACGTATGAAGTGAATGAAGCATTCGCGCAAGTTCCATTAGCTTGGTTACATGACATTGGCGCTGACCCTGAAAAATTAAACCCGGACGGTGGCGCAATTGCATTAGGACATCCACTTGGCGCAACAGGTACAAAACTTCTTGTTACGATGATGAATCGTTTAGAACGCACGGGTGGAAAATACGGACTGCTTGCGATTTGTGAAGGTATGGGGATGGCGAATGCGACGATTATAGAGAGGATTTAA